In the Desulfuromonas sp. DDH964 genome, CCAGCAACGTCGACCCCACCGACAGCCGCAGCGCCTTCAACGCCATCCGCCTCGGCGCCCTCGATGTGATGGAGAAGCCGGCGGGGCTGGCGACCGGAGGGGGAGCCGAGATCGCCGCGCGGCTGCTCGAAAAGATCAAGTCCCTCGCCAAGATCCGGGTGATTCACCACTTCCGCCGCCCCCGTGCCGCCGCCTCTCCGGCAGTGCGACCACCTGTCGGCGAGGGCCGGAGTCTGCTGGCGATCGGCGCCTCGACCGGTGGACCCAAGGCGGTGATGAGCCTGGTCAAGGCCCTGCCCGCCGACTGTCCGGCCCCGGTGCTGATCGTCCAGCATATCGCCCGCGGCTTTGCCGCTGGATTTGCCGAATGGCTCGACCGGGAGAGCACCATCAGCGTGCGTCTTGCCAGTGATGGTGAGCCCCTCACGCCCGGCGTCGCGCTGGTGGCGCCCAACGAGTTCCAGATGGAGATTCAGGATGGCAAGGTGCGGTTGCGCGACACCCCGTCGGTCAACTGCTGCCGTCCCTCCGTCGATGTCCTCTTCCGCTCGCTGGCACGGGAGGATTTGGCCACACGCCTGGTCGCGGTCCTGCTCACCGGCATGGGGCAGGACGGCGCCGAGGGGATGGCCGAACTGAAGAACGCCGGCGCCTACAATATCGCCCAGGATGAAGGGAGCTGTGCCGTCTTCGGCATGCCCCGGGTCGCCATCCAGCTCGGCGCCGTCCACCAGGTCCTCCCTCTCGGCGAGATTCCCGCCGCCCTCAACCGTCTCCTCAAAAACGGCAAAAACCTTTAAAATCCCCGCTGAATATGGTATCTAACCCTTTCCGGCGCCGATGCCGGAAAGGGTTGCGCTGCCTGCAAGGAGAAGAATTTTCATGAGCCTGCGTGTCTACAATACTCTTACCGGCGGCAAGGAGCCGTTTCAGCCGCTCGAGCCGGGGAAGGTCGGGATGTATGTCTGCGGCGTCACCGTCTACGACTACTGCCATATCGGCCACGCCCGTGCCAATATCGTCTTCGACGTCATCTTCCGCTACCTGCAGCACGCCGGCTATGCGGTCACCTACGTCCGCAACTATACCGATGTCGATGACAAGATCATCAAGCGCGCCAACGAGCGGGGGATTTCGAGCAAGGAGCTCGCCGAGGAGTTCATCCGTGCCTTCGACGAGGACATGGCGGCGCTCAACCTCGCCCTGCCAACCCACCAGCCGAAAGCGACCGATTATATCGCCGAGATCATCGCCCTGGTTCAGACCCTGATCGCCAAGGGGATCGCCTACCAAGCGGGCGGCGACGTCTACTACAGCGTCGACAAGTTCCCCGCCTACCTCAAGCTTTCCAAGCGCACCATGGACGAGATGCAGGCCGGCGCCCGCATCGCCCCCGGCGAGCAGAAGCGCAACCCGATGGACTTCGCGCTCTGGAAGGCCGCCAAGCCCGGTGAGCCGAGTTGGCCCTCCCCCTGGGGGGAAGGACGGCCCGGCTGGCACATCGAGTGCTCGGCGATGAGTTCTTCCCTGCTCGGCGCCACCTTCGATATCCATGGCGGCGGGCGCGACCTGATCTTTCCCCACCATGAGAACGAGATCGCCCAGAGCGAGGGGGCGAGCGGCCAGCCCTTCGTCAAATACTGGCTGCACAACGGCTTCGTCAACGTCAATCAGGAGAAGATGAGCAAGTCCCTCGGCAACTTCTTCACCATCCGCGACATCCTGCAGCAGTACGATCCGGAGGTGGTGCGCTTCTTCATCCTCACCGCCCACTACCGTTCCCCCATCGACTTCTCCGACCAGAACCTCGAGGAGGCCCGGGCCGGCCTGACCCGCTTCTACGAAGCCCTGCAGAGTGCCGAGAAGACTCTCGCCCTCCATCCGGTCCCCGATTCGGCCAACTGCCCGGCGATCAGCGACAGTGAACGGGAGGTCTTCGACCTCTTCGAAGCCCTCGACGAGCGCTTCACCGAGGCGATGGATGACGATTTCAACACCGCCCAGGCGATCGGTCACCTCTTCGAGGGAATCCGCGGTCTCAACCGGCTGGTGGCCCAGGGGGACTTCGCGAACTGCCCACTCTCCCTCAAGGTGCTGCGGGAAGGGGTCGACCGCATCAAGGCCCTCGGCGCCGTTCTCGGCATCCTCAACTCCGAGCCGAATGCCTGGCTCGAGGGACGCAAGAGCGCCGAGCTGGCCGGCAGCGGTCTGGTCGCCGCAGAGATCGAGGCCCTGATCGAGGAGCGTCGGCAGGCGCGCCTGGCGCGCAATTTCGCCCGCGCCGACCAGATCCGCGACGAGCTGGCGGCGAAGGGGATCGAACTCCTCGATTCCAAGGAGGGGACGAGCTGGAAGGTGAAGTAGCTCCAGGTGCGGGTATGCAAGGTCGCGGCAACCGGGGGAGGCGGGCGACTTCCCCGGTTGATGAGTTGAGAGCTGTTATTTGTCGTGACAGGCGATGCAGAGCGCCGAGCGGGAGTTGCTGATCCAGAGCAGTCGCGGGGAGCGCCCCATCGGGTTGTGGCAGGTGGAGCACTGGACCTTCGGCTCCGCCCCGGCAGCGTTGAAGAAGAGCCTCGGCCCCTGGGGGTCGGGGCGCAGGGAGCTGGAAATCTCGGGGGTATAGGGGACGTTGACCGGATGGTTGCCGCCCCCACCGCCGACCTTGTAGAGCAAAAACCGATTGCCGCCACCGCCCGCCATGGCCTCGTTGTCATGGCAGTTGATGCAGACCCGCGCATCCCCTTGGGTATAGATGTCGAGAGGAACGATCGGCCGAGTCCGGGCATGGCAGTTGACGCAGACTTCCCAGCAGGGCTCGCTCATCTCGGCCACCGCGAATTTTTTTAGACAGGCTGCGGCT is a window encoding:
- the cheB gene encoding chemotaxis-specific protein-glutamate methyltransferase CheB: MIRILIADDSRLTRMVLRDLIARDSEITVLGEACDGREAVDLTCELKPDLVLLDVMMPVMDGLAAVAEIMARCPTPILVLSSNVDPTDSRSAFNAIRLGALDVMEKPAGLATGGGAEIAARLLEKIKSLAKIRVIHHFRRPRAAASPAVRPPVGEGRSLLAIGASTGGPKAVMSLVKALPADCPAPVLIVQHIARGFAAGFAEWLDRESTISVRLASDGEPLTPGVALVAPNEFQMEIQDGKVRLRDTPSVNCCRPSVDVLFRSLAREDLATRLVAVLLTGMGQDGAEGMAELKNAGAYNIAQDEGSCAVFGMPRVAIQLGAVHQVLPLGEIPAALNRLLKNGKNL
- a CDS encoding cytochrome c3 family protein, whose protein sequence is MNGKLVAGLIIGTALLFWQIATGPARAIPHLEAAACLKKFAVAEMSEPCWEVCVNCHARTRPIVPLDIYTQGDARVCINCHDNEAMAGGGGNRFLLYKVGGGGGNHPVNVPYTPEISSSLRPDPQGPRLFFNAAGAEPKVQCSTCHNPMGRSPRLLWISNSRSALCIACHDK
- the cysS gene encoding cysteine--tRNA ligase: MSLRVYNTLTGGKEPFQPLEPGKVGMYVCGVTVYDYCHIGHARANIVFDVIFRYLQHAGYAVTYVRNYTDVDDKIIKRANERGISSKELAEEFIRAFDEDMAALNLALPTHQPKATDYIAEIIALVQTLIAKGIAYQAGGDVYYSVDKFPAYLKLSKRTMDEMQAGARIAPGEQKRNPMDFALWKAAKPGEPSWPSPWGEGRPGWHIECSAMSSSLLGATFDIHGGGRDLIFPHHENEIAQSEGASGQPFVKYWLHNGFVNVNQEKMSKSLGNFFTIRDILQQYDPEVVRFFILTAHYRSPIDFSDQNLEEARAGLTRFYEALQSAEKTLALHPVPDSANCPAISDSEREVFDLFEALDERFTEAMDDDFNTAQAIGHLFEGIRGLNRLVAQGDFANCPLSLKVLREGVDRIKALGAVLGILNSEPNAWLEGRKSAELAGSGLVAAEIEALIEERRQARLARNFARADQIRDELAAKGIELLDSKEGTSWKVK